The following DNA comes from Microbacterium foliorum.
CCTGGTGCACGCCGTCGTACCCGGCCATGCGGTCGAGCTCCTGACGCGTGACCTCGAGCACGGGGATGCCACGGTTGGTGGCGAGCGACAGCATCTCCTTCACCCGGTCGTCCATCTCGACGCGCTGCGCGATGTAGAACGCCGACGCGGGGATCTTCGCACGCAGGGCCTCGAGCACCGAGTTGCGGCCGGTGACGACCTCGACCTCGGTGGTGTTGTCCTTGGCGCGAGCAGAGCGGTTCGGGTTGCCGCCGGCGGTCTGACGCTGTCCCTGCCCCGGCTTGCCCTTTCCGCCTGAGGCCGCATAGCGCTCGGCCGCAGCCTTGCGCTTGCCAGCGGGGTGCCAGGCGCGATCCTCGGCCTTGGGGGTCGGTCCGCGGCCCTCGAGAGACTTGCGTCCGAGTCCGCCGGTGCCCTTGGTGGGGCCCTTCTTCTTGCCGTTGCTTGCGCCGGGGCGCTGTGGCTTAGCCATCGATACTCCAATGAGTTCCGGCCGGAGAATCCTCCAGCGTGATTCCTGCGGCGGCGATCGCATCACGGATGCGATCGGCCGCCGCCCAGTCCTTGTCAGCGCGCGCCTGCGCACGCTGGGTGATCATCGTCTGCACGAGCGCGTCGAGAGCGGATGCCGTGGCATCGCCGCGCGACGCCGCACCGACGACATCGAGTCCGAGCACCTCGAGCATCGCGAGCACCTCGTGCCAGGCCGTCATCGCGCTCTCAGTGTCACCCGTGTCGAGCGCCGCGTTCCCTGCACGCACGGTGTCGTGCACGACTCCGAGCGCCTGCGGTATGCCGAGGTCGTCGTCCATCGCCGCCGCGAACGCGGCGGGAAGCGGTGTCTTGTCCGCCCAGCCGAAGGTCTTCGGCAGCATGCGCAGTGCACGCTCGACGAACGTGCGGATGCGCCCGAGCGCCGCCTCTGCCTCGGTCCACGACGACTCGGAGAGGTCGAGGCTCGAACGGTAGTGCGCGGCAGCGAGGGCGTAGCGGACCACGAGCGGGTCGTGCTCGGCGAGCACCTCATGTGCGAGCGTGAAGTTGCCGAGGGACTTCGACATCTTCTGGCCACCAACCGTCACGAGACCGTTGTGCACCCAGTACCGCGCAAAGCCGTCACCGGCAGCGGTCGACTGCGCGAGCTCGTTCTCATGATGCGGGAAGCGCAGGTCGAGGCCACCGCCATGGATGTCGAACTCAGGGCCGAGGTAGCGCTTCGACATCGCCGAGCACTCGATGTGCCACCCCGGGCGGCCTGCGCCCCAGGGCGACTGCCACGTGGCATCCGCCTGCTCGTCGGGCTTGGTGCCCTTCCAGAGCGCGAAGTCCTGAGGGTTGCGCTTGCCCCGGGGGTCGGCGTCCTCCGCCGCCTCCATGGCGTCGACCGACTGGTTCGTCAGCGATCCGTAGTCCGACCACGAGCGCACGTCGAAGTAGACGTCTCCCGAGCCGTCGGGCGCGGGGTACGCGTGGCCGCGTTCGATGAGGGTCTGGATCAGCTCTTGCATCTGCGGAACGGATGCGGTCGCGCGCGGCTCGTAGGTCGGCGGCAGGATTCCGATGCCGGCATACGCCGCCGTGAACTCCTGCTCCATGCGGTAGGCCAGCGCCCACCACGGCTCGACGTCGGTCGCGTTCACGAGCACCTTGTCGTCGATGTCCGTGACGTTGCGCACGAAGGTGACCCGGCCGTACCGGTGCGTCAACCAGCGGCGCAGCAGATCGAAGCTCAGTGCAGCCCGAACGTGCCCGATGTGGGGGCCGGACTGCACGGTGGGTCCGCAGACGTACATCGTGATGTTCTCGGGATCGAGAGGCACGAAGTCGCGCAGCTGCTGTGCGCGGGTGTCGTAGAGGCGGAGAGTCACCGCACAAGCCTACCGGGCCGCCGATCGCGTTGACTGGGTGTGACCCCGGGCCTTTCGACCGGCCCCGCCGCCCCCTCAGTCGACCCGGAACACCTGACCGGTCTGCACCCCGAGCACGCTCTTCGCATACGCCTGCCCGACGCGGTGCGATGACACGGGCACGAAGCCGGGGAACGACGAGTGATACGACGGTGCGTCCTCGAGCACCGAGGGGCTCACGGCGTTGATCCGGATGCCGCGGGGCAGCTCGGTGGCCGCCGCGAGCACGAAGGATTCGACGGCACCGTTGGCGAACGACGCGGCGGCGCCGGTGGCGATGGGCTCACGCGCGAGGATGCCGGAGGTCAGCGTGATCGAACCGCTGTCGCGCACGAAGGGCGTGCCGACGCGGACGACATCGAGCTGCGAGAGCACTTTGCCTCGGAAAGCGGATTCGTAGTCGCCACGGCTCAGCCCGTCGAGCGGCCGGAACGGAACCTCTCCCACCGCGACGATCACGGCATCGACCTGGCCGACTGTCGCGAACAGACGCTCGATCGACGCCGGGTCCGTGACGTCCACCGAGGGCTCGCTGCTGCGCGACGCGGCGATGATCTCATGACCATCCAGCGCGTCGACGGCGGTTCGTCCCACCTGACCGCGGGCACCGATGACGAGAATCCTCATGACGTCTCCTTCTCCGCGTGCGAGCACCGCACGACGATGTCCGACAACGACGGCGGATGCCGACGCATTCCCCGACGGCGGCGGGTCAGGCGGGGTGCACCATGGCGACCGCCGTCACCGCGATGCCCTCACCGCGGCCGGTGAAGCCCAAGCCGTCGGTGGTGGTGGCCGTGACCGAGACCGGCGCGCCGCCGAGCGCGGCGGACAGCACGCGCTCGGCCTCTGCGCGGCGGCCGCTGAAGCGCGGTCGATTCCCCTTGAACTGCACCGACACGTTGCCGATCGCGTAGCCCGCTTCTGCGAGAATCTCGCGGGTGCGGGCGAGGAAGACCTCGGCGTGGGCTCCGGCATACTCGGGGTGCGCGGTGCCGAAGTGCTCGCCGATGTCGCCGAGGCCCGCGGCCCCCAGCAGGGCGTCCACCATCGCGTGGGCCACGGCGTCTCCGTCGGAATGTCCCGAGAGGGCTCGCTCCCCCGGCCACTCGATGCCGGCCAGCCACAGGTTGCCGTCTCCGCCGAACGCATGCACGTCTGTGCCGAGTCCGACCCTGGGGCCGCTCCACGTCGAGTGCGGCGCAGGGGCCGGCGTGGCGACCGGCCTCTGCACGTCCGCCAACAGATGCCGGGCGCGCTCGAGGTCGGCCGGTGTGGTGATCTTGAATCCGCGAGGCGAGCCGGCGATCTGTCGCACGAGATGCCCGGCGGCGGCGAACAGCGCCGCATCGTCGGTGTACTCGATGCCGGAGGCCGTCGCCGCATCGTATGCAGCCTCGAGCAGAGCGCGCGGGAACCCCTGAGGAGTCTGCGCGGCGGCGAGCTGGGAGCGATCGATCGGCGCGACGACCGCATCGCCGTCGACCCGCTTGAGCGTGTCGACGACCGGGAGCGTCGGGATCACACCGCTCTCACCGTCGGTGGCCGCGGCCACCGCATCGATGATCTCGGGGGGCGTCAGCGCGCGCGCCGCGTCGTGCACGAGAACTCGCGTGACATCGCCCCAGAGCGCGTCGAGACCGGAGGCGACGGACTCCTGACGCGTGTCGCCGCCCGTCACGATCCTGCCGAGATCGATGCGATCCCCGGCGGCCGCGCGGAGCTCCGTCTCGGCGTCGCCCTCGTAACCCGCCGGTGCGACGACGATCACCTGGGCAGGGGCCGCGGCGAAGACGCCGTCGAGCGCATGGCGCAGGATCGAATGCGTGTCGATGCCGACGAACGCCTTGGGCGCTCCGGCATCGAGTCGGGTGCCGGAGCCGGCGGCGACGACGATGATCGCGGTGTCAGGAACGGGAAGCATGCTCACCAGGTTCACGTTACCGGCGCGCACGAAAAAAGGCGGATGCCGAAGCATCCGCCTTCTCTCAGTCCACTCAGGACGCGAGGACCTCGTCGAGCAGTGCGCTCGCCTTGTCCTCGTCGGTCTTCTCAGCGAGCGCGAGCTCGGAGATGAGGATCTGACGAGCCTTGGCCAGCATCCGCTTCTCACCCGCAGACAGCCCGCGGTCCTGGTCCCGACGCCACAGGTCGCGGACGACCTCGCTCACCTTGATGACATCGCCCGAGGCGAGCTTCTCGAGGTTCGCCTTGTAACGACGCGACCAGTTGGTCGGCTCTTCGGTGAACGGCGCGCGAAGCACCTCGAACACAGCGTCGAGGCCCTCTCGGCCGATGACATCGCGGACCCCGACGAGATCGACGTTCTCAGCGGGCACCTCGATGATGAGGTCCCCCTGGGTGACGTTGAGCTTCAGGTATTTCTTCGCCTCACCCTTGATGATGCGCTCCTTGACCTCGATGATGGTCGCAGCGCCATGGTGCGGATAGACGACAGTTTCGCCAACCTCAAAAAGCATAAAAACTTGTCCTTTCGGCAACCTCAAGGATACCACAGGGGGAATGCGCTAAGGTTCGCGCCCCCACGTCCTCAGGCGGCACCCCGCATGCGCATAGAATGGGATGCGGATATCCCGTCGGACCTCAGGAGGACCCGTGAAATCGCGCCTTGTTGCGTCTGCCGCCGTCAGCGCCCTCGTTCTTCTCGGCGCGACGGGCTGCACGTTCATCTCGCCGCAGTCGACGCAGATCGAGTACTCGGCCTCCGACGGCGTGAACGTCTCGGACTCGGACGGCCCGCTCGACGTGCGCAACGCGTTCGTCGTCGCGAACGAAGACGGCTCGATCGGCAACTTCGTCGCCGCCGTCGTGAACCCGACGACCGAGAAGGCGACTCTCACGATGACGGTCGCCGGCATCGACAAGCCCTTCACGGTCTCGGTCCCCGCGGGCAAGACCGTCAGCTTCGGCACCGAAGGCGAGGAGCCGCTGCGCATCGACGGCCTCGACACGATGCCCGGCGCCACGATCGAGATCCACTTCCAGTCGGGCGACGGCGCCGGCACCAAGACCGAGGTCCCGGTGCTCGACGGCTCGCTGCCCTACTACGCCGACCTGGTGCCCGAGGCCGAAGACGAGACCGAAGAGTCGACCCCCACGCCGGAGCCGGTCCCGTCCGACACGGCCGCCCCCGCTCCCTCGGAGTGATCCGGCGCACACGCTGAAGAAGAGGCCGTCACCCCCGGGGGTGACGGCCTCTTCTGTATGGTTCCAGACGCGCTCGCGTTCAGCCCTCGAAGCGGTAGCCGAGGCCGCGGACGGTGACGAGCATGACAGGCTCGCCCGGGTTCTCCTCGATCCGGGAGCGGATGCGCTTGATGTGCACGTCGAGCGTCTTGGTGTCGCCGAAGTAGTCGCTGCCCCACACCCGGTCGATGAGCTGCCCGCGTGTGAGCACGCGACCCGAGTTGCGCATGAGCACCTCGAGGAGCTCGAACTCCTTCAGCGGCATGTTGATCTGCTGACCGGCGACCGAGACCGTGTGGCGGTCGATGTCGAGTGAGACGCGGCCGCCGTCGAGCACTCGCTCGTCGAGCTCGCTGTCGGCCTGCACCACCCTGCGCAGCACCGCGCGCATCCGAGCCAGCAGCTCACGCGACGAGTACGGCTTGGTGACGTAGTCGTCAGCACCGAGCTCGAGCCCGACGACGATGTCCACCTCCGAGTCCTTGGCCGTGACCATGATGATCGGCACGGCGGAGGTCGAGCGGATCTGCCGGCACACCTCGGTGCCCGGCATCCCCGGCAGCATGAGATCGAGGAGCACGACGTCGGCGCCGCGCTCGCGGAAGGCGGTCAGCGCTCCCGGGCCGTCCTCGGCGATCTCGACCTCATACCCCTCTCGGCGCAGCAGGTAGGCGAGCGGGTCGGCGAGGTCGGGCTCGTCTTCGACCAGAAGGATGCGGGTCATGCGTTCTCTCCGTTTCGGACGCGAGCTGCGGCCTTCGCCGCCTTGCGCTCGCGCTTCTTCTTGTTCTTCTTGTCCCTGTCGATGCTCGGGGGAGCATCGATCGTGGGAAGCCTGATGGTGAAGGTGGAGCCTCGTCCGGGGCGCGACCACAGGCGCACCTCTCCGCCGTGGCGCTGCGTGGCGTGCTTGACGATCGAGAGTCCGAGTCCGGTTCCGCCGGTGCGGCGTGACCTCGCCTCGTCGGCGCGGTAGAAGCGCTCGAAGATCCGCTCCCGGTCCGCCTCCGCGATGCCGATGCCCTGATCGGACACCGCGACCTCGACGACACCGTCGTCTGCCTTCACTCCGATGCCGACGCGGGATCCTTTCGGGGAGTAGACGATCGCGTTGGCGATGAGGTTGCCGAACGCCTCGATCAGGATCTGCGAGTCACCGCGCACCCAGACTCCCCGGTCGCCGCCACGAGCGAGCTCGACCCCTGCCGAGTCGGCCTGCACGACATGCGCCTCGAGCGCGGTCGCCAGCACCTCGTCGATCGAGACGGGCCGCACGTCCGACAGCGCATCGTCGGTCTGGAGTCTCGACAGGCTCATGATGCGGCCGGTCAGCTGCCCGAGACGAGTGGCCTCGGCCGAGATCCGGGCGGCGAAGTGACGCACCTGCGCGGGGTCGTCTGCCGCGGACTCGATGGCCTCGGCCAGCAGCGTGACCGCCCCGACGGGGGTCTTGAGCTCGTGGCTGGTGTTGGCCACGAAATCGCGGCGCATCTGGTCGAGACGCTCCTGCTCGGTGACATCGCGGATGATCAGCAGAGTCATGCGCGGGCTGATCGCGCTCGCACGGGCCGACACCAGTCGCGGGTCGAGGCTGAGCCCGCCGCGGGTGATGCGCAGGGACTCGGTCGCCGAGCTCCCCTCATTCCGCCCTCCCCGCACGAGCTGACGCAGCTCCGGGTTCTCGAGCGGCGCCCCCACCTCGATGCCGAATCGCGTGGCCGCCTTGGAGACGGCGAGCACGAGGCCCGACGAATCGACCACGCAGGCCGCATCGTCCATGCTGCCCAGCACCGCGGTGACGCCGGCCGGAACCGCGAGTGACGTCTCATCGGCGACTCGCGCCCTCGCGCGGTATGCCCAGGCGATCAGGAGCGAGAGGCCGATGCCGATCACGAGGCCGACGGCCAACGCGAGCAGCGCGATCTGCGGCAAGGTCATAACCCCAGCGTAGAGTGCGTTCACCGCCGGATCGGCGGGTTCTCCTGCCCTGGCGACAACGCGAGAAGTACTATTCACGTGCTGGGCACCGTTCGTTAACCTTCGAAGCAGACAATCGCTTTCGGGCCTGTGCGGGAGCGCGGACCTCTCCTCCCGCGCGGACGACCCAGCCGTCTCGCGCTGTCACCACAGTCGAGACCCGAATGAAAGGTTGCGCCCACATGCGCGAAGTCTTCCACCAGTCCCTCGAGGACCTGCAGTCCCGTCTCGTGGAGATCGCCGACCTCGTCACGGTCTCGATCGACAAGGCGACGCGTGCGTTCGCCACCAGCGACGTCGAGCTCGCCGAAGAGGTCATCGCCGACGACGCGAAGATCGACGAGCTGGCCGTCAAGCTCGACGAGCAGGCCATCGAGATCCTCGCCCGTCAGCAGCCCGTCGCTCGCGATCTGCGCATCGTGGTGATCGCGCTGCGCGTCAGCGCGTCGCTCGAGCGCATGGGCGACATGTCCGAGCACATCGCCCAGCTCGCTCGCCTCCGCTTCCCCGAGCGCGCGATCCCGAAGGGCCTCAAGGGCACGTTCACCAAGATGGGCGAGCTCGACGTCGAGATCTCACGCACTCTCTCCGAGCTGCTGCGCACCCAGGACCTGCGCCTGGCCGACACCATCCGCAACACCGACGACGACATCGACGAACTGCACGCCAGCGTCTTCGAGAAGGTGCTCAGCGACAACTGGAAGGGCGAGGCGACCGCGACGGTCGACGCCACGCTCGCCAGCCGCTACCACGAGCGCTTCGCCGACCACGCGGTCGCCGTGGCCAAGAAGGTCGTGTACCTCGCGACCGGTGACTGGCGCGTCGAAGAAGAGGACATCCCCCTCGCGGCCGAGCAGCAGCGCGAGTTCGGTCACGCCTGAGGCATCACGACACAGAAGAAGGGGGCGGATGCTGACAACATCCGCCCCCTTCTTCGTCTTCTGCTACTTCTTGCCCTGCGCAGCCACGGCTGCGGCACCGGCGGCGGCGGCCTCGGGGTCGAGGTAGCGGCCGGGGCCGGTGGGGACGTTGTTCTCGTCGAGCTCGTAGACCAGCGGGATGCCGGTGGGGATGTTGAGCTCGGCGATGTCGTCGTCGCTGATGCCCTCGAGGTGCTTGACGAGGCCGCGCAGCGAGTTGCCGTGGGCGGTGACGAGAACCGTCTTGCCTGCCTCGAGGTCGGGCACGATCGCGTCGTTCCAGTAGGGCAGCAGGCGGTCGATGACGAGCTTCAGCGACTCGGTGCGGGGCACCTCGCCGTCGATGTCGGCGTAGCGCACGTCGCCGACCTGGCTGAACTCGCTCTCGTCGTCGAGCAGGGGCGGCGGCACGTCGAACGAGCGACGCCACAGCTGGAACTGCTCGGGGCCGAACTCCTCGAGCGTCTGCGCCTTGTCCTTGCCCTGCAGAGCACCGTAGTGGCGCTCGTTGAGGCGCCAGGAGCGCGTGACGGGGATCCACAGGCGGTCGGCCGCATCCAGTGCGATGTTCGCGGTCTGGATCGCGCGGCTGAGCAGCGAGGTGTGCAGCACGTCGGGGAGGATGCCGGCCTCTGCCAGCAGCTCGCCGCCGCGCTGGGCCTCCTTCTTGCCCTGCTCGTTCAGGCGGACGTCCACCCAGCCGGTGAAGAGGTTCAGTTCGTTCCACTCGCTCCGGCCGTGACGGAGCAGGATCAGGGTGCGCTTCGAAGTCATGACGTCAGTTTATCGGCGCAGCTCGACGCGTCCACGCCCGTGCCCTGCGAGGATTGACGCATGGCGTCATCTCCTCTCGGTCGGCCGACCCGCGGCACCACCGGGACGAACCGGCTGCGCCGCAACGATCGATGGATCGCCGCGAGCCCCGCTTTCCGCCGAGCCGAGGATCCGCTGGTGATCGACCTCGGCTACGGAGCCAGCGGGGTGACGGCGTTCGAGCTCGCGACCCGGCTGCAGCGCGTGCGCGCGGACGCCGAGGTGCGCGGCCTCGAGATCGACCCCGAGAGAGTCGCCACCGCGAATCAACAGCTCGCCGAGGTGCAGGCTGCGCGCACTCCCTTCTCCCCCGACCTCCGGGTCTCGTTCGCCCGCGGCGGGTTCGAGGTGCCGCTGCCGGCGGAACGGCGGCCGGCGGTGATCCGGGCGATGAACGTGCTGCGGCAGTACGACGAGGGCGATGTCGCGAGCGCCTGGCGCACCATGGCGACTCGGCTGTCTGCTGACGGGCTGCTCATCGAGGGCACCTGCGACGAGATCGGGCGCGTGTCGAGCTGGGTCGACGTGGACCCGACGGGAACTCCGCTGCGGTTCACCATCTCGCTGCGGCTCGCAGACCTCGAGCATCCGAGCATCGTCGCGGAACGACTGCCGAAGGCGCTGATCCACCGCAATGTGCCTGGCGAGCGGATCCACTCGCTGCTCGTCGATCTCGATCGCGAGTGGGACCGTGCAGCGTCGCTGTCGACCTTCGGGGCGACCCAGCGATTCCTCGCCTCGGTCGCCGCTCTGCGAGATCAGGGGTGGCCGGTGCGGGGCGGCAAGAGCCGGTGGCGACTGGGCGAGCTCACGCTCCCCTGGGATGCCGTGGCTCCGCTCCCCTGACGAACGCTCGCTCGTCGCCCGGTTCAGCCCGTCTGACGGGGATCCGGGGCACTGGGGCGGCGGGACAGCCGGGTCAGACGAGGGATGTCGGCGGTGGCACCCGCATCCGCCGGCACGATGACCTGCTGGGTCGCGGCGATGTCCGCGCCCTCTGCGCGCACGATCAGATCGCCCACCGGCGTGCGACGAGACAGGATCGCGAGCGCGATCGGGCCGTCTTCATGGTGTCTGGCGACCGAGGTGATGTGCCCCACCTCATCGTCGCCGGCGAAGACCGCATCGCCGACTGCGGGCAGCACCGCCTCGCTGCCGTCGAGGTGCAGAGCCGCCAGTCTGCGTGGCGGGTGTCCGAGGTTGTGCACCTTGGCCACCGTCTCCTGGCCGCGATAGCACCCCTTGTTCAGGTGCACCGCCGTGCGGATCCAGTCGGATTCATGCGGAAGCGAGCGCTCGTCGACCTCAGCCGACCACCGCGGACGCCAGGCTGCGACACGCAGCGCCTCGGCGGCGAGAAGCCCCGCCACCTCTTCGGACGACAGGGTCGCCGCCAGCGCGTCAGCGGCATCGGTCGGCGCGATCGCCACCCTCCACGCGAGCTCAGCGCCCGGGTGATCGGAGACCTCGGCATACTGATGCCCACCCGCGCTCACCCGCTGCCAGGGATCCGCCCAGACGAGCGGAGCACCTGCCGGAGCGGATGCGGCAGCAGTCGCGTGCTCAGCCGCAGCGCCGCCGTCGACGAAGCCGAGCAGCGCCAGATCAGGACGCACGGTCACAGTCGCCTGGGTGCGGAACTTCATGCGCGTCAGCCAGGTCGCGAGGGCGTCCGCGTCGTCGGCATCCGCGATCAGCCAGGTCGACGAGCCGTCGTCGACGACTCCTGCCGCGTGCTCCACGCGCCCCTGAGGGTCGAGCACGAGCAGTTCCGTGCTCTCACCGGCAGCGAGTCGCCCGACGGATTGGGAGGTGATCGAATCCAGCCACCCCAGCCGTTCGGGACCCGCGACTTCGATGACCGTCCGGTCGTCGAGCGGAACCAGGGCCGCGCCGTCTGCCAGGCGACGCTGCTCGCGGAAGGCGTCGCCGAAGTGCGCGATGCCGTGCTCGCCGATCACAGCGCCGGGGATGTCGGTGAATCCGGTCATGTCAGACCTTCGCGAGTCGGGCGGAGGCGTGCGACCGCATCGGTGTTCCGAGGGCTGCGATGTCCCACGCCCAGAGAAGGTGATTGTCGACCAGGCCGTACATCCGCGTGGCCGCGCCGTACTCCTTGGCCCCGGCTCCGCGCACGATGGCGTCGGACGCGATGTCGATGCGAGGGCCGTTGATCTCGCCGAGGTAGAGCTCGAGCATGCCGTCGGCGTGGGCGATCGAGACCTCGATGGGGAACCCGCCCGACGAAGCGCGGAGAGCCTCGACGTCGTCGACACCGCGAACGACGGGCTCGGCGCGCGGCGGCAGCAGTGCGGGGCCGGCATCGGCGTCGGATGCCGGGCGGGAGAGGCGCCAGAAGCCGGTCTCCGCGACGAGCGGGATCGACACAGCACCGTCTTCACCCGCGAAGATCGCAGTCGCGGAGTAGTTGAGGAAGGGACCACCGTCATGGCTGAAGCTCACCCGGTGGGTGAACTCGCCCTGCAGACGATCGTCGCCGACCGGATAGTCGATGACGCCGGTGCCCTCCCAGACGCCGATCAGCCACGAGAGCGGCGCGAGGTCGGCGGGGAGGTCTGTGGGCAGCTCGAGCACGATGCTCAGCGCTGGCCGCGGAAGAGGTTCCGCAGCACGACGACCGAGACGAAGACGATCGCGAGGCTCGCCAGGCCCAGGAGTCCGATGAAGAAGAGTTCGAGCGCCACGAGGTCCATGGCCTCCACTTTACCCTCCAGCGCGCCGACTGTCTCGTTCGCGATTCATGTGACGAGAGCGGCGAGACCGAAGCCGACCGAGATCACGCCCATCAGCAGCAGCGCGCCGATCGTGCTGGCGCCGACTCGGAAGATGAAGCCCTGAGTGCGCCCGTACTGCAGCTGCACGGCGAAGGAGAGGAGCACGATCGCGCCGAAGACCACGAGCAGCCACGGCACTCGCCACTCCTCGGCGACGAAGATGCCCACGCCGATGGAGGCGACGAACGCGACCGCCCAGACGATGAGCACGCCGACGAAGGCATTACGCGGTGCGAGCGCTGGATCCGTCATGACACCATTGTGACCCATCGGCGCCCGGTATCATTGCGGCACGGCGTACCCCGCCGCCCGGAAGGAGTGCGTGTGGCCCAGGTCCTGGTGTTGACCAATGCTCCGGTCTCGGAGCAGGTCCTGCCCGCACTCGAGCTTCTCAGCCATCGAGTGCGCCAGATCCCGGCCGAGCCCGCCCAACTCGTGAGCGCCCCCGAGTACGACATCGTGATCGTCGACGGGCGTCTCGATCTCGTCGGTGCGAAGTCTCTCTGTCGCCTGCTGCGAGCCACCGGCCAGGATGCGCCGCTGCTGCTCGTCGTCACCGAGGGCGGGATGAGCGCGCTGTCCGGCGACTGGGGCATCGACGACGTGCTTCTCGCCACCGCCGGCCCGGCCGAGACCGACGCCCGCGTGCGACTCGCCCTCGCCCGCCGCGACGAGGTCGCAGAGCCGACCCGTGTGCAGGCTTCCGGCGTCACGATCGACGAGCAGTCCTACTCGGCGAAACTCAGAGGGCGCCCGCTCGACCTCACGTACAAGGAGTTCCAGCTGCTGCACTTCCTCGCCACGCACCCTTCGCGGGTCTTCACCCGCGAACAGCTGCTCAGCGAGGTGTGGGGCTACGACTACTTCGGCGGCACGAGAACCGTCGACGTGCATGTGCGACGCCTGCGGGCGAAGCTGGGCGACCAGGAGCAGATCATCGGCACGGTCCGCAACGTCGGGTACCGATTCAACGTCTACGACGA
Coding sequences within:
- a CDS encoding CarD family transcriptional regulator — translated: MLFEVGETVVYPHHGAATIIEVKERIIKGEAKKYLKLNVTQGDLIIEVPAENVDLVGVRDVIGREGLDAVFEVLRAPFTEEPTNWSRRYKANLEKLASGDVIKVSEVVRDLWRRDQDRGLSAGEKRMLAKARQILISELALAEKTDEDKASALLDEVLAS
- a CDS encoding sensor histidine kinase, producing MTLPQIALLALAVGLVIGIGLSLLIAWAYRARARVADETSLAVPAGVTAVLGSMDDAACVVDSSGLVLAVSKAATRFGIEVGAPLENPELRQLVRGGRNEGSSATESLRITRGGLSLDPRLVSARASAISPRMTLLIIRDVTEQERLDQMRRDFVANTSHELKTPVGAVTLLAEAIESAADDPAQVRHFAARISAEATRLGQLTGRIMSLSRLQTDDALSDVRPVSIDEVLATALEAHVVQADSAGVELARGGDRGVWVRGDSQILIEAFGNLIANAIVYSPKGSRVGIGVKADDGVVEVAVSDQGIGIAEADRERIFERFYRADEARSRRTGGTGLGLSIVKHATQRHGGEVRLWSRPGRGSTFTIRLPTIDAPPSIDRDKKNKKKRERKAAKAAARVRNGENA
- a CDS encoding response regulator transcription factor; its protein translation is MTRILLVEDEPDLADPLAYLLRREGYEVEIAEDGPGALTAFRERGADVVLLDLMLPGMPGTEVCRQIRSTSAVPIIMVTAKDSEVDIVVGLELGADDYVTKPYSSRELLARMRAVLRRVVQADSELDERVLDGGRVSLDIDRHTVSVAGQQINMPLKEFELLEVLMRNSGRVLTRGQLIDRVWGSDYFGDTKTLDVHIKRIRSRIEENPGEPVMLVTVRGLGYRFEG
- the phoU gene encoding phosphate signaling complex protein PhoU — its product is MREVFHQSLEDLQSRLVEIADLVTVSIDKATRAFATSDVELAEEVIADDAKIDELAVKLDEQAIEILARQQPVARDLRIVVIALRVSASLERMGDMSEHIAQLARLRFPERAIPKGLKGTFTKMGELDVEISRTLSELLRTQDLRLADTIRNTDDDIDELHASVFEKVLSDNWKGEATATVDATLASRYHERFADHAVAVAKKVVYLATGDWRVEEEDIPLAAEQQREFGHA
- the ispD gene encoding 2-C-methyl-D-erythritol 4-phosphate cytidylyltransferase; the encoded protein is MLPVPDTAIIVVAAGSGTRLDAGAPKAFVGIDTHSILRHALDGVFAAAPAQVIVVAPAGYEGDAETELRAAAGDRIDLGRIVTGGDTRQESVASGLDALWGDVTRVLVHDAARALTPPEIIDAVAAATDGESGVIPTLPVVDTLKRVDGDAVVAPIDRSQLAAAQTPQGFPRALLEAAYDAATASGIEYTDDAALFAAAGHLVRQIAGSPRGFKITTPADLERARHLLADVQRPVATPAPAPHSTWSGPRVGLGTDVHAFGGDGNLWLAGIEWPGERALSGHSDGDAVAHAMVDALLGAAGLGDIGEHFGTAHPEYAGAHAEVFLARTREILAEAGYAIGNVSVQFKGNRPRFSGRRAEAERVLSAALGGAPVSVTATTTDGLGFTGRGEGIAVTAVAMVHPA
- the cysS gene encoding cysteine--tRNA ligase, with amino-acid sequence MTLRLYDTRAQQLRDFVPLDPENITMYVCGPTVQSGPHIGHVRAALSFDLLRRWLTHRYGRVTFVRNVTDIDDKVLVNATDVEPWWALAYRMEQEFTAAYAGIGILPPTYEPRATASVPQMQELIQTLIERGHAYPAPDGSGDVYFDVRSWSDYGSLTNQSVDAMEAAEDADPRGKRNPQDFALWKGTKPDEQADATWQSPWGAGRPGWHIECSAMSKRYLGPEFDIHGGGLDLRFPHHENELAQSTAAGDGFARYWVHNGLVTVGGQKMSKSLGNFTLAHEVLAEHDPLVVRYALAAAHYRSSLDLSESSWTEAEAALGRIRTFVERALRMLPKTFGWADKTPLPAAFAAAMDDDLGIPQALGVVHDTVRAGNAALDTGDTESAMTAWHEVLAMLEVLGLDVVGAASRGDATASALDALVQTMITQRAQARADKDWAAADRIRDAIAAAGITLEDSPAGTHWSIDG
- a CDS encoding DNA modification methylase, encoding MKSRLVASAAVSALVLLGATGCTFISPQSTQIEYSASDGVNVSDSDGPLDVRNAFVVANEDGSIGNFVAAVVNPTTEKATLTMTVAGIDKPFTVSVPAGKTVSFGTEGEEPLRIDGLDTMPGATIEIHFQSGDGAGTKTEVPVLDGSLPYYADLVPEAEDETEESTPTPEPVPSDTAAPAPSE
- a CDS encoding phosphoglyceromutase, with amino-acid sequence MTSKRTLILLRHGRSEWNELNLFTGWVDVRLNEQGKKEAQRGGELLAEAGILPDVLHTSLLSRAIQTANIALDAADRLWIPVTRSWRLNERHYGALQGKDKAQTLEEFGPEQFQLWRRSFDVPPPLLDDESEFSQVGDVRYADIDGEVPRTESLKLVIDRLLPYWNDAIVPDLEAGKTVLVTAHGNSLRGLVKHLEGISDDDIAELNIPTGIPLVYELDENNVPTGPGRYLDPEAAAAGAAAVAAQGKK
- a CDS encoding short chain dehydrogenase, producing the protein MRILVIGARGQVGRTAVDALDGHEIIAASRSSEPSVDVTDPASIERLFATVGQVDAVIVAVGEVPFRPLDGLSRGDYESAFRGKVLSQLDVVRVGTPFVRDSGSITLTSGILAREPIATGAAASFANGAVESFVLAAATELPRGIRINAVSPSVLEDAPSYHSSFPGFVPVSSHRVGQAYAKSVLGVQTGQVFRVD
- a CDS encoding class I SAM-dependent methyltransferase, with the protein product MASSPLGRPTRGTTGTNRLRRNDRWIAASPAFRRAEDPLVIDLGYGASGVTAFELATRLQRVRADAEVRGLEIDPERVATANQQLAEVQAARTPFSPDLRVSFARGGFEVPLPAERRPAVIRAMNVLRQYDEGDVASAWRTMATRLSADGLLIEGTCDEIGRVSSWVDVDPTGTPLRFTISLRLADLEHPSIVAERLPKALIHRNVPGERIHSLLVDLDREWDRAASLSTFGATQRFLASVAALRDQGWPVRGGKSRWRLGELTLPWDAVAPLP